One segment of Castanea sativa cultivar Marrone di Chiusa Pesio chromosome 3, ASM4071231v1 DNA contains the following:
- the LOC142627657 gene encoding cytochrome b-c1 complex subunit 8, translating to MGKQPVRMKAVVYALSPFQQKVMPGLWKDIPGKIHHKVSENWHSAVLLLAPLVGTYSYVQHYQEKEKLAHRY from the exons ATGGGGAAGCAACCAGTGAGGATGAAGGCGGTGGTGTACGCGCTCTCACCGTTCCAGCAAAAGGTGATGCCTGGCCTCTGGAAAGACATTCCGGGCAAGATCCACCACAAGGTCTCCGAGAATTGGCACAGCGCTGTGCTTCTCCTCGCTCCTCTCGTCGGCACCTACTC GTATGTCCAACATTACCAGGAAAAGGAGAAGTTGGCCCACCGTTATTGA